In Pseudocalidococcus azoricus BACA0444, a single window of DNA contains:
- a CDS encoding HEPN domain-containing protein, producing the protein MAIKDEICFRKDTSISRQIQTLVRDTFLKEGLPDQEVDDLEKRTKNIYKLRSKLVHDGKLPDQTLSSALKDAKEIVRAVLKAKFNDLA; encoded by the coding sequence AAGACGAAATTTGTTTTCGCAAAGATACGTCCATATCAAGACAAATACAAACCCTAGTACGTGATACCTTCTTAAAGGAAGGGCTACCAGATCAAGAAGTTGACGACTTGGAAAAGCGTACAAAGAATATCTATAAACTCCGAAGTAAGCTAGTGCATGATGGTAAATTACCTGATCAAACCCTAAGTTCGGCACTAAAAGATGCTAAAGAAATTGTACGAGCTGTATTAAAAGCTAAATTTAATGATTTAGCATAA